In a genomic window of Glycine max cultivar Williams 82 chromosome 13, Glycine_max_v4.0, whole genome shotgun sequence:
- the LOC100782111 gene encoding lipase has translation MYMGKTRWLIILVTCLCLLSFSDGRELKVRHKKQHYQYNHTVATILVEYASAVYLSDLTELFTWTCSRCNGLTKGFEMIELVVDVEHCLQAFVGVADDPHAIIIAFRGTNEHSLQNWIEDLYWKQHDINYPGMDDAMVHRGFYTAYHNTTIRPAILDAVERAKKFYGDIEIIATGHSMGGAMASFCGLDLTVNQNEKNVQVMTFGQPRIGNAAFASLYTKLVPNTIRVTNDHDIVPHLPPYYYYLPQKTYRHFPREVWLYNIGLGSLVYSVEKICDESGEDPNCSRSVTGNSIADHLVYYGVDMGSDEPSSCRIVMDSYVQNTNIKDSRGNLILSRDPATPLIKLSGEGDNQENPINVD, from the exons atgtatatgggGAAAACTAGGTGGTTGATAATATTGGTTACCTGTTTATGCCTGCTTTCCTTTTCTGATGGCAGAG AACTCAAGGTTAGGCATAAAAAGCAACATTACCAATACAATCATACAGTTGCTACAATATTAGTGGAATATGCTTCTGCG GTATACTTGTCAGATTTAACTGAACTTTTTACTTGGACGTGCTCTAGGTGTAATGGCTTGACCAAG GGATTTGAAATGATAGAGTTAGTTGTTGACGTCGAGCATTGCTTACAG GCATTTGTTGGAGTGGCCGATGATCCTCATGCCATTATCATTGCATTCAGAGGAACAAATGAACACAG CTTACAGAATTGGATTGAAGATTTATATTGGAAGCAGCATGATATAAATTATCCAGGCATGGATGATGCAATG GTACACCGTGGTTTTTATACCGCGTACCACAATACAACAATACGTCCTGCAATTTTAGATGCTGTTGAAAGAGCAAAGAAGTTTTATGGAGATATTGAAATTATAGCAACAGGGCATTCAATGGGAGGGGCAATGGCTTCATTTTGTGGACTTGATTTAAcg gtaaatcaaaatgaaaaaaatgttcaagTTATGACATTTGGACAACCTCGTATTGGAAATGCTGCTTTTGCATCTCTCTATACGAAACTAGTTCCAAATACCATCCGAGTCACAAATGACCATGATATTGTACCTCATTTGCCTCcatactattattatttaccGCAGAAGACATACCGCCACTTCCCAAGAGAG GTATGGCTTTATAACATCGGATTAGGTAGTCTTGTGTACAGTGTTGAGAAGATTTGTGATGAATCTGGTGAGGATCCAAATTGCAGCAG ATCGGTGACTGGGAATAGCATTGCTGATCACTTGGTCTATTATGGCGTTGACATGGGATCAGATGAGCCAAGTTCATGCAGAATTGTTATGGATTCTTATGTTCAGAATACTAACatcaaagattcaagaggaaactTAATCTTGTCCAGAGATCCTGCAACCCCCCTCATCAAATTGAGTGGAGAGGGTGACAATCAGGAAAATCCCATTAATGTTGATTGA
- the LOC100783535 gene encoding serine/threonine-protein kinase PBL27: MGGCFPCFGSSNKEGSGGGVRVKEVPNKDSSFKEAASVVPQSHLPSRVNSDKSKSRNGADIKKDTPVPKDGPTAHIAAQTFTFRELAAATKNFRPECLLGEGGFGRVYKGRLESTGQVVAVKQLDRNGLQGNREFLVEVLMLSLLHHPNLVNLIGYCADGDQRLLVYEFMPLGSLEDHLHDLPPDKEPLDWNTRMKIAAGAAKGLEYLHDKANPPVIYRDLKSSNILLDEGYHPKLSDFGLAKLGPVGDKTHVSTRVMGTYGYCAPEYAMTGQLTLKSDVYSFGVVFLELITGRKAIDNTRAHGEHNLVAWARPLFKDRRKFPKMADPLLQGRYPMRGLYQALAVAAMCLQEQAATRPLIGDVVTALTYLASQTYEPNAANQSNRVGPSTPRIRDDRRSMADGVDSPDRRLGSPSTHRNSPDFRKRDSRDPSAATELGRIDIGGGSGRKWGLDDNERQESQRDSPVNTARTRETPWNRDLDRERAVAEAKVWGENWREKKKANAMGSFDATND, translated from the exons ATGGGTGGGTGTTTTCCTTGTTTTGGATCATCCAACAAGGAGGGCAGTGGTGGTGGGGTGAGGGTCAAGGAGGTTCCCAACAAAGATTCTTCTTTTAAGGAAGCTGCTTCTGTTGTTCCTCAGTCTCACCTCCCCAGCAGGGTTAACTCAG ATAAATCAAAATCACGAAATGGCGCTGATATTAAGAAGGACACACCGGTTCCAAAGGATGGCCCAACGGCCCATATTGCTGCACAAACATTTACATTCCGAGAGCTTGCAGCTGCTACAAAGAACTTTAGACCAGAATGTTTATTAGGCGAAGGAGGTTTTGGGCGTGTTTACAAAGGTCGCCTTGAGAGCACAGGGCAA GTAGTTGCTGTAAAACAGCTTGACCGAAATGGTCTTCAAGGAAATCGAGAGTTTTTGGTGGAAGTTCTTATGCTCAGTCTCTTGCATCATCCAAATCTTGTGAACTTAATTGGTTATTGTGCTGATGGTGATCAGCGGCTGCTTGTTTATGAATTCATGCCATTGGGATCTTTGGAGGATCATTTACATG ATCTTCCTCCAGACAAGGAGCCTCTGGACTGGAACACTAGGATGAAAATAGCAGCTGGAGCTGCAAAGGGATTGGAATATTTGCATGACAAGGCAAATCCGCCAGTGATATATAGAGACTTAAAATCGTCCAACATCCTCCTAGACGAGGGTTATCATCCCAAGTTATCAGATTTTGGGCTGGCAAAACTTGGTCCAGTTGGTGACAAGACTCATGTATCCACACGAGTAATGGGAACATATGGTTATTGTGCCCCAGAATATGCTATGACTGGTCAACTAACTCTGAAATCTGATGTCTATAGTTTCGGTGTTGTCTTCCTTGAACTCATTACTGGGCGCAAGGCTATTGATAATACGCGTGCACATGGAGAGCATAATCTTGTTGCATGG GCACGGCCGCTTTTCAAAGACCGTAGGAAGTTCCCCAAAATGGCTGACCCTCTACTTCAAGGCCGTTACCCGATGCGAGGACTGTACCAAGCACTTGCAGTTGCTGCAATGTGTCTGCAGGAACAAGCTGCTACAAGGCCTCTTATTGGAGATGTGGTGACTGCTCTCACATATCTGGCCTCACAGACATACGAACCAAATGCAGCCAATCAATCCAACAGGGTTGGCCCATCAACCCCTAGGATCAGGGATGACAGAAGGAGCATGGCAGACGGTGTGGACAGCCCTGACCGCCGGCTCGGCTCCCCTTCCACCCACAGAAACTCACCCGACTTCAGGAAGAGAGACAGCAGGGATCCGAGTGCCGCGACCGAGTTAGGCAGGATTGACATCGGTGGGGGGTCAGGGAGAAAATGGGGATTGGATGATAATGAAAGGCAGGAGTCCCAGAGAGACAGCCCTGTAAATACTGCAAGAACCAGAGAGACTCCATGGAACCGCGACCTGGACAGAGAGCGCGCGGTTGCAGAGGCAAAAGTGTGGGGCGAGAActggagagagaagaagaaggcaAACGCCATGGGTAGCTTTGATGCTACAAATGACTGA
- the LOC100782649 gene encoding ISWI chromatin-remodeling complex ATPase CHR11 — protein sequence MARPSKPHSSSEEALSNASSSSEEEEQVNEQINEEEDEEELEAVARPASSDDDEVAGDNPPDSDEDPAADDDQDGDNVNPEISKREKTRLKEMQKMKKQKILEILDAQNAAIDADMNNRGKGRLKYLLQQTELFAHFAKGDQSSSQKKSRGRGRHASNFTEEEEDEEYLKGEEDGLANTRLVTQPSCIQGKMRDYQLAGLNWLIRLYENGINGILADEMGLGKTLQTISLLGYLHEFRGIKGPHMVVAPKSTLGNWMNEIRRFCPILRAIKFLGNPDERRHIRDELLVAGKFDVCVTSFEMAIKEKSALRRFSWRYIIIDEAHRIKNENSLLSKTMRLYSTNYRLLITGTPLQNNLHELWSLLNFLLPEIFSSAETFDEWFQISGENDQQEVVQQLHKVLRPFLLRRLKSDVEKGLPPKKETILKVGMSQMQKQYYRALLQKDLEVVNAGGERKRLLNIAMQLRKCCNHPYLFQGAEPGPPFTTGDHLIENAGKMVLLDKLLPKLKERDSRVLIFSQMTRLLDILEDYLVFRGYQYCRIDGNTGGDDRDASIDAFNKPGSEKFVFLLSTRAGGLGINLATADVVILYDSDWNPQVDLQAQDRAHRIGQKKEVQVFRFCTEYTIEEKVIERAYKKLALDALVIQQGRLAEQKTVNKDELLQMVRFGAEMVFSSKDSTITDEDIDRIIAKGEEATAELDAKMKKFTEDAIKFKMDDTAELYDFDDEKDENRFDIKKIVSENWIEPPKRERKRNYSESEYFKQTMRQGGPTKPKEPRIPRMPQLHDFQFFNTQRLSELYEKEVRYLMQTHQKNQIKDSIDVDEPEEVGDPLTAEELEEKERLLEEGFSSWTRRDFNTFIRACEKYGRNDIKGIASEMEGKTEEEVERYAKVFKERYKELNDYDRIIKNIERGEARISRKDEIMKAIGKKLDRYKNPWLELKIQYGQNKGKLYNEECDRFMICMVHKLGYGNWDELKAAFRTSPLFRFDWFVKSRTTQELARRCDTLIRLVEKENQEYDERERQARKEKKLAKSMTPSKRALARQTESPSSLKKRKQLTMDDYASTGKRRK from the exons ATGGCGAGACCTTCCAAGCCACACTCATCTTCCGAGGAAGCGCTCTCCAATGCTTCCAGTTCGTCCGAGGAAGAGGAGCAAGTCAACGAGCAGATCAATGAAGAGGAAGACGAGGAGGAGCTCGAGGCGGTGGCGCGCCCCGCCAGTTCCGATGACGATGAAGTCGCCGGCGACAATCCGCCGGACTCTGATGAAGATCCCGCGGCCGATGATGATCAG GATGGGGATAATGTTAATCCCGAAATTAGCAAGCGAGAGAAGACTCGATTAAAAGAAATgcagaaaatgaagaaacagaAGATTCTGGAGATACTGGATGCACAGAATGCGGCCATTGACGCTGACATG AACAATAGAGGAAAGGGGCGTCTGAAGTATCTCTTGCAGCAGACTGAGTTGTTTGCTCATTTTGCAAAAGGGGATCAATCTTCTTCTCAAAAGAAGTCAAGGGGAAG GGGTCGCCATGCATCCAATTTcactgaggaagaagaagatgaagaatacctaaaaggagaagaagatggtCTAGCAAACACACGTCTGGTGACACAACCATCAT GTATCCAAGGGAAAATGAGGGATTACCAACTGGCTGGACTAAACTGGCTCATACGATTGTATGAGAATGGAATAAATGGAATTCTGGCTGATGAAATG GGGCTTGGTAAAACATTGCAAACTATATCCTTATTAGGTTATCTGCACGAGTTCAGAGGAATCAAAGGTCCTCATATGGTGGTTGCTCCAAAATCTACTCTTGGAAATTGGATGAATGAGATTCGGCGCTTTTGTCCTATTCTTCGTGCAATTAAGTTTCTTGGCAACCCTGATGAAAGG AGACATATCAGAGATGAATTGTTGGTTGCCGGGAAGTTTGATGTTTGTGTCACAAGTTTTGAAATGGCAATCAAGGAGAAGTCTGCTTTGCGTCGATTTAGTTGGCGCTACATAATTATTGATGAAGCTCATCGAATCAAGAATGAGAATTCCTTGCTGTCCAAAACAATGAGGCTCTACAGTACAAACTATCGTCTCCTTATTACTGGCACACCACTTCAG AATAATCTTCATGAACTCTGGTCTCTTCTCAACTTTCTTCTGCCCGAAATTTTTAGTTCTGCTGAAACTTTTGATGAATGGTTTCAAATCTCTGGTGAAAATGACCAACAGGAGGTTGTTCAACAATTACACAAG GTCCTCCGCCCATTTCTCCTTCGAAGGTTGAAGTCAGATGTTGAGAAAGGGTTGCCACCGAAAAAGGAAACTATTCTTAAGGTAGGCATGTCCCAAATGCAGAAACAGTATTATAGAGCACTACTTCAGAAGGATCTTGAGGTTGTAAATGCTGGTGGTGAACGGAAGCGCCTCCTGAACATAGCTATGCAACTACGCAAATGTTGTAATCATCCATATCTTTTCCAAGGTGCTGAACCTGGTCCTCCCTTCACTACAGGAGATCATCTAATTGAAAATGCTG GTAAAATGGTTCTTTTGGATAAGTTACTTCCTAAATTGAAAGAGCGCGATTCTAGGGTCCTTATATTTTCACAG ATGACTAGGCTACTAGACATACTCGAAGATTATTTAGTGTTTCGTGGATATCAATATTGCCGCATTGATGGAAATACTGGTGGGGATGATCGAGATGCTTCCATTGATGCTTTCAACAAACCAGGAAGTGAGAAATTTGTCTTCTTGTTATCAACTCGTGCTGGAGGTCTTGGTATTAATCTTGCTACTGCTGATGTTGTCATTCTGTACGATAGTGACTG GAACCCACAAGTTGACTTGCAGGCTCAGGATCGTGCTCATAGGATTGGTCAAAAGAAAGAAGTTCAAGTTTTCCGTTTTTGTACTGAG TATACAATAGAAGAGAAAGTCATTGAAAGGGCCTACAAAAAGCTTGCACTTGATGCTCTGGTGATTCAGCAAGGGCGATTGGCTGAGCAGAAGA CGGTAAATAAAGATGAGTTGCTTCAAATGGTTAGATTTGGGGCTGAAATGGTTTTCAGTTCCAAGGATAGTACAATTACAGATGAGGATATTGATAGAATTATTGCTAAAGGAGAGGAGGCAACTGCCGAGCTTGATgccaaaatgaagaaatttactGAAGatgccatcaaatttaagatGGATGACA CTGCtgaattatatgattttgatgatgagaAG GATGAAAACagatttgatataaaaaaaattgtgagcgAGAACTGGATTGAACCACCAAAAAGGGAGCGGAAACGCAA TTACTCGGAGTCTGAATACTTCAAGCAAACAATGCGCCAAGGTGGTCCTACCAAACCAAAAGAGCCCCGTATTCCTAGGATGCCCCAGTT GCATGATTTCCAGTTTTTCAACACACAAAGATTGAGTGAGCTGTATGAAAAGGAAGTACGCTATCTCATG CAAACACACCAGAAGAATCAGATAAAGGATTCAATAGATGTTGATGAACCGGAAG AGGTGGGAGATCCATTGACTGCTGAAGAGTTGGAAGAAAAGGAGCGCTTGCTAGAAGAG ggattttcttcatggaccCGGAGGGATTTTAATACTTTCATTAGGGCCTGCGAAAAATATGGCCGAAATGATATAAAAGGTATTGCTTCTGAGATGGAAGGAAAAACTGAGGAGGAAGTTGAAAGATATGCAAAGGTCTTCAAAGAAAGATACAAGGAATTAAATG ATTATGACagaattattaaaaacattgaAAGGGGGGAGGCAAGAATTTCTCGGAAAGATGAGATCATGAAGGCTATTGGAAAGAAGTTGGACCGCTACAAGAATCCGTGGCTAGAGTTGAAGATACAGTATGGGCAAAACAAAGGGAAGTTGTACAACGAAGAATGTGACAGATTCatg ATATGCATGGTGCACAAACTTGGCTATGGGAACTGGGATGAGTTAAAGGCAGCATTTCGAACATCACCCTTGTTTCGATTTGATTGGTTTGTCAAATCTCGCACAACTCAAGAACTGGCTAGGAGGTGTGACACCCTCATTCGACTGGTAGAAAAGGAAAACCAAGAATACGATGAGAGGGAGAGACAAGCTCGCAAAGAgaagaaacttgctaaa AGCATGACCCCATCAAAGCGTGCTTTGGCAAGACAGACAGAGAGTCCATCTTCTTTGAAGAAGCGCAAGCAGTTAACCATGGACGATTATGCAAGCACG gggaaaagaagaaaataa
- the LOC100781566 gene encoding E3 ubiquitin-protein ligase MIEL1 has protein sequence MEGSVLERLDFGKMGYGCKHYRRRCRIRAPCCNELYFCRHCHNEATSMLSNPFDRHELVRQDVQHVVCSVCDTEQPVAQVCTNCGVRMGEYFCNICKFFDDDTGKKQFHCDDCGICRLGGRENYSHCSKCGCCYSNTLRDNHLCVENSMRHHCPICYEYLFDSLKDIAVMKCGHTMHSECYLEMLKRDKYCCPICSKSVMDMSRAWKRIDEEIEATVMPDDYRYRKVWILCNDCNDTTEVYFHILGQKCGHCSSYNTRAIAPPVLSQ, from the exons ATGGAAGGTTCTGTCCTTGAACGTCTTGATTTTGGGAAGATGGGATACGG GTGCAAGCATTATAGAAGAAGATGCAGGATTAGAGCACCATGTTGCAATGAGCTCTACTTTTGCCGTCATTGTCATAACGAGGCAACG AGCATGCTGAGCAACCCTTTTGATCGGCACGAACTCGTCCGCCAGGACGTTCAACAT GTTGTTTGTTCAGTTTGTGACACAGAGCAGCCA GTTGCTCAAGTTTGCACAAATTGTGGTGTCAGAATGGGAGAATATTTCTGCAATATCTGCAAATTCTTCGATGATGAT ACCGGGAAAAAACAGTTTCATTGTGATGATTGTGGGATTTGTAG ACTTGGTGGTCGTGAGAATTATTCCCACTGCAGTAAGTGTG GGTGTTGCTACTCAAATACTCTGCGTGATAATCATTTGTGTGTGGAGAACTCCATGAGGCATCATTGTCCCATTTGTTATGAG TATCTTTTTGACTCATTGAAAGACATTGCTGTTATGAAATGTGGTCACACAATGCATAGTGAATGCTACCTAGAGATGCTAAAGCGTGACAA GTATTGTTGTCCCATATGCTCCAAGTCGGTGATGGACATGTCTAGGGCATGGAAGAGAATTGATGAAGAG ATTGAAGCAACTGTCATGCCTGATGATTATCGGTACAGAAAG GTTTGGATACTATGTAATGACTGTAATGACACAACTGAAGTTTACTTCCACATTCTTGGACAAAAATGTGGTCACTGCAGTTCATATAATACTCGTGCTATAGCTCCTCCAGTTCTTTCTCAATGA